The sequence ACACTAACTTAAAGTAAGAAAAATTCTTTATGCTTATATGTATGCTAGAGAACACACACATGATCTCATCTCATGAAcatatattaactaattaacatttattaataTCAACAACATGGAGTAGGTTTCAAAGATCTTAGAAAGAGTTTTTGATATTTAGACATCCTTTAAATCCAAACATCAAATAggtactcattttttttatctttctctttctatcATATTATAATACATATCACTTCTATCTCGGGAGGTATGTAATAGCATTTGAGTGTCTATTAATCTTTTTCCAAGATGTTATTATGGCCTGTATTCATGccttgtgtgtgagagagaaatAACACCCAAGAAGGTCAGTAAAAGAATCACGCAACTTCTTATTTATAGAATGACAAATACCAACTTTCTCTTCAGTTGTTTGTCTCTAAGGCTTTTTCTACACTTTCTGCAATTCCAGGACCTAAATTAGGTTTTACACTTCAAGAACCCAATTACCATGGTTATTCTTGAATTCACACCTATATTTCAGATAGTGAATAAAGAGATGGATCAAACTAATCCAATTATTGGCAGCCACAACAcaccataaaattaaaataatctttgtTGGAAGTCAGGAATATTTGATAGTTAAGCTACACCTCTGAAGATATTGCATGGTATTTGAAATTAAAGTGCAGCTAGCAAGTGGAACTATATATACCTTACTAAATTACACTGATATTATTTGAAGTTTCATCAAAGTTTCTCCCGGtaaatctttctttttctacCCAGACGTTAACACatctttgtttaaaaaattaatattgtacTGAAACCTTGTATAAGATACACTaactcttttaattatttgaaaaatattacaccattgtgttataattaaatattaaaaagctTAACAATTGTGCGTACAATATCTCAATAAATCACAATAAGTGACAATATAATTTActctattatttataatatttatatattttttttctttgatcacTTTCCTAGATGTCAAATATTACACGATGGGCGtccaaaaatcatgttttctAACCTATATATAAAGCATAAAGAGGAAAGCTGCATTCCTTGCACGAAGCAATCCGTGTCAGTTTTTCAAATCTATACGGTTGTGTTTAACGGAATAGATGCAAGTCAaggtgaattaattaattaacattcttGGTATGTTTTTTACCAAAGTAATTTCATACCAATTAGCATTTCGAAGCATAAAACCCCATATGGTGTAAGTTTTTATTAATCATGTGAATATGCATAATCTCCTCTTCACCAGGAGGATCCTCCCATCTAGCATAATGGAACACTCCAATTCTacttctaattaaattcaaactATCATGAGTAGTTAATGTCCATTGCACACTCCAATGTGgtttttccaaatgttcccATTCCACAATCCTCCTCAGTTTCACTTTCTTGCTCTTCCAAAACAGTTTCCGATTACAGCACTTTAGTGTACAAAACCTGTGCAAGCCAAACCTTTAACGACCAATTAACTAAAACTTATTCTCAAACACTCAACTCTCTGCTCCAACAACTCATTGCACAATCCTCCCAACAAAAGTTCTTCAAAAACACGGAAGCCGTTAGCGACGACGCAGCCATCTCAGGCCTTTTCCAATGTCGAGACGATATCGGCATAAAAGATTGTTTTAACTGCGTAAACTTGCTGCATCAGATGTCAAACACCTTGTGCAGTGATTCCATGCCAACACGGGTTCAACTTGACGGTTGCTACATTCACTACGAGACAGAGGAGCTTCCAGAAACAAATGGTGAATCTAAAAGTTATAGCAATTTCTTGCTTCACAAGGAGTGTGGGGAACCGGTTGTGGACTATATCAAGTTCAAAGAGTTTATGGACGAGGCGTTTGTGAATCTGGAAAGTGGGATTCCGAACAGTAATGGGTTCTATACGATGAATTATAAATCAGTGAAATTGATGGCGCAGTGTGAAGGGGATTCAAATATTTGTGACTGTAGCAACTGCGTGAGCGATGCAGTGCAGGTTGCTAAGGAAGAATGCGGAACTTCACTTTCGGCACAAATATATCTTGACAAGTGTTTCATAAGCTACTATGGCATTCCTGGAAACTCTGTCC comes from Glycine soja cultivar W05 chromosome 20, ASM419377v2, whole genome shotgun sequence and encodes:
- the LOC114401582 gene encoding plasmodesmata-located protein 2-like, whose amino-acid sequence is MSIAHSNVVFPNVPIPQSSSVSLSCSSKTVSDYSTLVYKTCASQTFNDQLTKTYSQTLNSLLQQLIAQSSQQKFFKNTEAVSDDAAISGLFQCRDDIGIKDCFNCVNLLHQMSNTLCSDSMPTRVQLDGCYIHYETEELPETNGESKSYSNFLLHKECGEPVVDYIKFKEFMDEAFVNLESGIPNSNGFYTMNYKSVKLMAQCEGDSNICDCSNCVSDAVQVAKEECGTSLSAQIYLDKCFISYYGIPGNSVPGARRNNNTEKLAAIIVGGAAALFLGFAFLSLLKSWFRKDDYE